From the genome of Microtus pennsylvanicus isolate mMicPen1 chromosome 20, mMicPen1.hap1, whole genome shotgun sequence, one region includes:
- the Tac3 gene encoding tachykinin-3, with the protein MRSTMLFAAILVLCLAGSFGAVCEESQGQVAPAGRHSEDSGLYQLPQSLLRKLYDSRSVSLEGLLKVLSKASAGPKETSLPQKRDMHDFFVGLMGKRNSQPDTHTDVAEENTPSFGTLK; encoded by the exons ATGAGGAGCACCATGCTGTTCGCGGCCATCCTGGTTCTCTGCTTGGCTGGCAGCTTCGGGGCTGTCTGTGAGGAGTCTCAGGGGCAGGTGGCGCCTGCTGGGAGGCACAGCGAG GACTCTGGCCTCTACCAGCTGCCCCAGTCTTTGCTGCGGAAACTCTACGACAGCCGCTCCGTCTCTCTGGAAGGATTGCTGAAAGTGCTGAGCAAGGCTAGTGCCG GACCTAAGGAGACATCACTTCCTCAGAAAC GTGACATGCATGATTTCTTTGTGGGACTTATGGGCAAGAGGAACAGCCAGCCAG ACACTCACACTGATGTGGCCGAAGAGAATACCCCCAGCTTTGGCACCCTCAAATAG
- the Zbtb39 gene encoding zinc finger and BTB domain-containing protein 39 — translation MGMRIKLQSTNHPNNLLKELNKCRLSETMCDVTIVVGSRSFPAHKAVLACAAGYFQNLFLNTGLDAARTYVVDFITPANFEKILSFVYTSELFTDLINVGVIYEVAERLGMEDLLRACHSTFPDLESTAVAKSLTSESQSGTLRCPSVDPTHPLGELRGSGEHFGPERNYALPTDAGGSYKEEERSVVSDANHSLPLPQLPLPPKTEDHDAPVSFTSVPTVVTQPVLGTVSTGIQTSASSCQPYKVQSNGDFSKSSFFASDSAIDVTAGTNSCLSNSDHSKDPGFGQVDELQLEDLGDEDLQFEDPAEEIGTTEEVIELSDDSEDDLTFGDSDNRENKAMPCQVCKKVLEPNIQLIRQHARDHVDLLTGNCKVCETHFQDRNSRVTHVLSHIGIFLFSCDMCETKFFTQWQLMLHRRDGIFENNVIVHPNEPLSGKLGLFPGAASPELKCAACGKALAKDFHVVRGHILDHLNLKGQACSVCDQRHLNLCSLMWHTLSHLGISVFSCSVCASSFVDWHLLEKHMAVHQSLEDTLFRCHLCSQSFRSEAAYRYHVSQHKCTSGFDTRPALGLQHLALQKRKLPAEEFLSEELALQGQPANSKYSCKVCGKRFAHTSEFNYHRRIHTGEKPYQCKVCHKFFRGRSTIKCHLKTHSGALMYRCTVCGHYSSTLNLMSKHVGVHKGSLPPDFTIEQTFMYIIHSKETEKNPDS, via the coding sequence ATGGGCATGAGAATCAAACTGCAAAGCACCAACCACCCCAACAACCTGCTGAAGGAACTCAACAAGTGCCGGCTGTCAGAGACCATGTGCGATGTCACGATCGTGGTGGGCAGCCGCTCCTTTCCTGCCCACAAGGCAGTGCTGGCGTGCGCAGCTGGCTACTTCCAGAACCTCTTCTTGAATACTGGGCTCGATGCCGCCCGGACCTATGTGGTGGACTTCATCACTCCTGCCAACTTCGAGAAGATTCTGAGCTTTGTCTACACCTCGGAGCTTTTCACAGACCTGATCAACGTTGGGGTGATCTATGAGGTCGCCGAGCGTCTGGGTATGGAGGACCTGCTTCGGGCCTGCCACTCCACGTTCCCTGACCTGGAGAGCACTGCGGTAGCCAAGTCCTTGACTAGTGAGAGCCAGTCTGGTACTCTGAGGTGCCCTTCAGTAGATCCCACCCACCCTCTTGGGGAACTCCGGGGAAGTGGGGAACACTTTGGTCCTGAGAGAAACTATGCGTTGCCTACTGATGCTGGAGGGAGctataaagaggaagaaaggagtgtTGTCAGTGACGCTAATCACAGCTTGCCCCTGCCACAACTGCCCTTGCCACCAAAGACGGAAGACCACGATGCCCCTGTTTCGTTCACGTCTGTTCCTACTGTGGTGACCCAGCCAGTCCTAGGCACTGTCAGCACGGGCATCCAGACCAGCGCGAGTTCTTGCCAGCCATACAAAGTTCAGAGCAATGGAGACTTCAGTAAAAGCAGCTTCTTCGCCTCCGACAGTGCCATAGACGTTACAGCTGGGACCAACTCCTGTTTGAGCAATAGCGACCACTCCAAAGATCCAGGCTTTGGGCAGGTGGACGAGCTCCAGCTGGAGGACCTGGGGGACGAGGATTTGCAGTTCGAGGACCCGGCTGAAGAGATTGGGACAACTGAGGAGGTGATCGAGCTGAGTGATGACAGCGAGGATGACCTGACTTTTGGTGACAGTGACAACCGGGAGAATAAGGCCATGCCCTGTCAGGTATGCAAGAAAGTTCTGGAGCCCAACATTCAGCTGATCCGGCAGCACGCTCGGGACCACGTGGACTTGCTCACAGGTAACTGCAAGGTCTGCGAGACCCACTTCCAGGACCGGAACTCCCGGGTGACCCATGTCCTGTCCCATATCGGTATTTTCCTGTTTTCCTGTGACATGTGTGAAACGAAATTCTTTACCCAGTGGCAGCTGATGCTGCATCGACGGGATGGCATATTTGAGAACAACGTCATTGTCCACCCTAACGAGCCCCTTTCTGGGAAACTGGGTCTCTTTCCAGGGGCGGCCTCCCCAGAGTTGAAGTGTGCTGCTTGTGGGAAAGCGTTGGCCAAAGATTTCCATGTGGTCCGAGGCCACATCCTTGACCATCTGAACTTGAAGGGCCAGGCCTGCAGCGTCTGTGACCAGCGCCACCTCAACCTGTGCAGCCTCATGTGGCACACTCTCTCTCACCTGGGCATTTCAGTCTTCTCCTGTTCAGTCTGTGCCAGTAGCTTTGTGGACTGGCACCTCCTAGAGAAGCACATGGCTGTGCACCAAAGCCTGGAGGACACCCTGTTCCGCTGCCACTTATGCAGCCAGAGCTTCCGGTCTGAGGCTGCCTACCGCTACCATGTCAGCCAGCACAAATGCACCAGTGGCTTTGACACGCGGCCTGCCCTGGGGCTACAGCACCTCGCCCTCCAGAAGCGAAAGCTGCCCGCGGAGGAGTTTTTGAGTGAGGAGCTGGCTTTGCAGGGCCAACCTGCCAACAGCAAGTATAGCTGCAAGGTCTGTGGGAAGAGGTTTGCCCACACGAGTGAGTTCAACTACCACCGGCGGATCCACACGGGTGAGAAACCTTACCAGTGCAAGGTCTGCCACAAGTTCTTCCGAGGTCGCTCGACCATCAAGTGCCACCTCAAGACGCACTCGGGGGCGCTCATGTACCGCTGTACAGTCTGTGGTCACTACAGTTCCACCCTTAACCTCATGAGCAAACATGTCGGTGTCCACAAGGGCAGCCTTCCGCCTGACTTCACCATCGAGCAGACCTTCATGTACATTATCCATTCCAAAGAGACTGAGAAGAACCCCGACAGCTGA
- the Ackr5 gene encoding G-protein coupled receptor 182: MSDKPSPGPGPTSAPDNDFGEIHNWTELLHLFNHTFSDCHMELNENAKQVVLFVLYLAIFVVGLVENLLVICVNWRRSGRAGLLNLYVLNIAIADLGIVLSLPVWMLEVMLDYTWLWGSFSCRFTHYFYLANMYSSIFFLTCLSIDRYVSLTSASASWQRHQHRIRRAVCAGVWVLSAIIPLPEVVHIQLMDGPEPMCLFLAPFETYSTWALAVALSATTLGFLLPFPLIAVFNILTACRLRKQGRPESRRQCLLMWAYIAVFVICWLPYHASMLLLTLHATHIFLHCHLVNLLYFFYEIIDCFSMLHCVLNPILYNFLSPSFRGRLLSIVVRYLPKEQARASSSTQHSIVITKEVDLPGADLHPNAIRNSQEASPPPRNTSATLSNSIGS; the protein is encoded by the coding sequence ATGTCAGACAAACCCAGCCCTGGGCCCGGCCCCACTTCGGCACCCGACAATGATTTTGGAGAGATCCATAACTGGACAGAACTGCTCCACCTTTTCAACCACACCTTTTCTGATTGCCACATGGAACTCAACGAGAATGCCAAGCAAGTCGTCCTCTTCGTCCTCTACCTGGCCATCTTTGTGGTGGGGTTAGTGGAGAACCTTCTGGTGATCTGCGTCAACTGGCGCCGCTCGGGCCGGGCAGGGCTGCTGAACTTGTACGTCCTCAACATTGCCATCGCAGACCTCGGCATCGTCCTGTCTCTGCCCGTCTGGATGCTGGAGGTCATGCTGGACTACACCTGGCTCTGGGGCAGCTTCTCCTGCCGCTTCACCCATTACTTCTACCTTGCCAACATGTACAGCAGCATATTTTTCCTCACGTGCCTCAGCATTGACCGCTACGTCAGTCTCAccagtgcctctgcctcctggcagCGCCACCAGCACCGAATACGGAGGGCCGTGTGCGCAGGCGTCTGGGTCCTCTCGGCCATCATCCCACTGCCTGAGGTGGTGCATATTCAGCTGATGGATGGCCCTGAGCCCATGTGCCTCTTCCTGGCACCTTTCGAGACGTACAGCACATGGGCCCTGGCAGTGGCCTTGTCTGCTACCACCCTGGGCTTCCTACTGCCCTTCCCTCTCATCGCGGTTTTCAACATCCTAACAGCCTGCCGCCTTCGGAAGCAGGGGCGGCCGGAGAGCAGGCGCCAGTGCCTGCTGATGTGGGCTTACATAGCCGTCTTTGTCATCTGCTGGCTGCCCTACCATGCGTCCATGTTGCTGCTCACCCTGCATGCCACCCACATCTTCCTCCACTGCCACCTGGTGAACCTGCTCTACTTCTTCTACGAAATCATAGACTGCTTCTCCATGCTGCACTGTGTCCTCAACCCCATCCTGTACAACTTTCTCAGCCCGAGCTTCCGGGGCCGGCTGCTGAGCATTGTGGTCCGCTACCTTCCCAAGGAGCAGGCCAGGGCATCATCCTCCACCCAGCACTCCATCGTCATTACTAAGGAGGTGGACCTGCCTGGGGCAGATCTCCACCCCAACGCCATCCGAAACTCTCAGGAGGCATCTCCTCCTCCTCGGAACACCTCGGCTACACTCAGCAACTCCATAGGCAGCTAA